From a single Deinococcus humi genomic region:
- a CDS encoding SDR family oxidoreductase, translating into MTNDPVKNQYEMRDPQTQYPRPPFPKQPQSAPGLASEMDPTPDHGEDSYVGFGRLKGRKALITGADSGIGRAVAIAFAREGADVALNYLKVEDSDAEDVVKLIEAAGQKAVVIPGDLKDEAFCKELVQQAVDGLGGLDILVSNAGKQTAVEAIADLTTEQFDATMKTNIYAMFWITKAALPHMQPGSTIINTTSIQASQPSANLLDYAMTKAAIANFTGGLAKQVAEKGIRVNAVAPGPYWTALQPSGGQPQDKVQKFGEGVPLGRPGQPAEIAPLYVLLASQESSYMTGNVYASTGGTLY; encoded by the coding sequence CCCGTTTCCGAAGCAGCCGCAGTCCGCACCCGGCCTGGCCAGCGAGATGGACCCCACCCCCGATCACGGTGAGGACAGCTACGTGGGCTTTGGCCGCCTGAAAGGACGCAAGGCACTGATCACCGGGGCCGATTCGGGCATTGGGCGGGCTGTTGCCATCGCTTTCGCGCGGGAGGGGGCAGACGTGGCCCTGAACTACCTGAAGGTGGAGGACAGCGATGCCGAGGACGTGGTCAAGTTGATCGAGGCTGCCGGGCAGAAAGCGGTGGTCATTCCCGGTGACCTCAAGGACGAGGCCTTTTGCAAGGAGCTGGTGCAGCAGGCGGTAGATGGCCTGGGCGGTCTGGATATTCTGGTCAGCAATGCGGGCAAGCAGACGGCGGTGGAGGCCATCGCCGATCTCACCACCGAGCAGTTCGACGCCACCATGAAGACCAACATCTACGCGATGTTCTGGATCACCAAGGCCGCCCTGCCGCACATGCAGCCGGGGTCGACCATCATCAACACCACGTCCATCCAGGCCAGCCAGCCGTCTGCAAACCTGCTGGACTACGCCATGACCAAGGCGGCCATCGCCAACTTTACTGGCGGCCTCGCCAAGCAGGTGGCCGAGAAGGGCATCCGGGTGAATGCCGTGGCCCCCGGACCATATTGGACCGCCCTTCAGCCCAGCGGAGGGCAGCCACAGGACAAGGTCCAGAAGTTCGGCGAGGGGGTGCCCCTGGGCCGCCCGGGACAACCCGCCGAAATTGCGCCGCTGTACGTGCTGCTGGCCTCGCAGGAATCGAGCTACATGACTGGGAATGTGTATGCCAGCACCGGGGGCACGTTGTACTGA
- a CDS encoding phosphatase PAP2 family protein, giving the protein MFPRLLQELVVFVKTHWHVLLSLLLGVLLPLVLIANLTEDIFRDGGFAWDSAILDWYRAHRTPTLTAIAAGLGVIGGVRVLPFIALLIALLVARAGGRIHAWYLAFALSGAALLNVLAKVIFQRPRPDELGAVLIESGFSFPSGHAMSNAAFGIALGLIFWRSRLGWPVAVLGVFWGVLLAASRNYLGVHYPTDVIVGFLSAAAWAYGLYLLMARRWPALRNSPGGRDDTRAPVDESVPVQSGRERDQTR; this is encoded by the coding sequence GTGTTCCCGCGCCTCCTCCAAGAGCTTGTGGTCTTCGTCAAGACCCACTGGCACGTCTTGCTGTCGCTGCTGCTGGGCGTGCTGCTGCCGCTCGTCCTAATCGCCAATCTGACGGAAGATATTTTCAGAGACGGGGGGTTCGCATGGGATAGCGCGATTCTGGACTGGTACCGCGCGCACCGTACACCCACATTGACGGCGATTGCCGCTGGTCTGGGAGTGATCGGTGGAGTGCGGGTCCTGCCGTTCATCGCACTGCTGATTGCTCTGTTGGTGGCACGGGCCGGCGGGCGCATCCACGCGTGGTACCTGGCTTTCGCCCTGTCGGGGGCTGCTCTGCTCAACGTGCTGGCCAAGGTGATCTTCCAACGTCCCCGGCCGGATGAGCTGGGAGCCGTACTGATCGAGTCGGGCTTCAGCTTTCCCAGCGGCCACGCCATGTCCAACGCTGCGTTCGGGATCGCGCTGGGGTTGATCTTCTGGCGTTCACGGCTGGGTTGGCCGGTGGCGGTGTTGGGCGTGTTCTGGGGTGTGCTGCTGGCGGCCAGCCGCAACTACCTGGGCGTGCATTATCCCACCGATGTAATCGTGGGCTTTCTGAGCGCCGCGGCATGGGCTTACGGCCTGTACCTGCTCATGGCGAGGCGCTGGCCTGCCCTGCGGAATTCGCCCGGCGGACGCGACGACACCCGCGCGCCAGTAGATGAGAGCGTTCCGGTACAGTCGGGGCGTGAACGGGACCAGACCCGCTGA
- a CDS encoding transposase, with protein MKCDGRGRPLAFLLTAGQRHEMLKFETLLDAGKIKRRSRGRPRLRPTMVLADRAYSGDKAHRLCHRRGIRLVVPPKRGHKRPRVRP; from the coding sequence CTGAAGTGTGATGGCCGGGGACGGCCGCTCGCCTTCCTCCTCACGGCTGGGCAACGCCACGAGATGTTGAAGTTCGAGACGTTGCTCGATGCCGGTAAGATCAAACGGCGGAGTCGGGGCCGGCCCCGACTCCGCCCCACCATGGTCCTGGCGGATCGGGCGTACAGCGGTGACAAGGCACACCGGCTGTGCCACAGACGAGGGATTCGTCTGGTCGTTCCTCCGAAACGAGGCCACAAGCGGCCACGTGTACGTCCTTGA
- a CDS encoding IS5 family transposase — MVRRYELTDEQWSQLAPLLPPQRPRTGRPGLDHRTVLNGILWITRFGSAWRDLPERYGNWKTVRSRFYRWQPQGLWAQLLTRVQERADHAGQVEWNVHMIDRTIVRAHQSAAGAKKGTAMKRSAGHKADSERRAT; from the coding sequence GTGGTCCGGCGTTACGAATTGACTGATGAACAGTGGAGCCAGCTGGCTCCACTGCTGCCACCGCAACGACCTCGGACGGGCCGCCCTGGCCTGGATCACCGCACCGTGCTGAACGGCATCCTCTGGATCACACGCTTCGGGAGTGCCTGGCGTGATCTGCCCGAACGCTACGGCAATTGGAAGACAGTGCGTTCTCGGTTCTACCGATGGCAGCCGCAGGGCCTCTGGGCACAGTTGCTCACCCGAGTGCAGGAACGTGCAGATCATGCCGGCCAGGTCGAGTGGAATGTCCACATGATCGATCGCACCATCGTGCGCGCTCATCAAAGTGCAGCAGGTGCAAAAAAGGGGACGGCGATGAAGCGCTCGGCCGGTCACAAGGCGGATTCGGAACGAAGAGCCACCTGA
- a CDS encoding LacI family DNA-binding transcriptional regulator gives MSATVTLMHVAREAGVSPSTVSRILNGTANVTPDKRERVEAVIHRLNFTPNVQAQALANGRSFSVGVLTQKLSSAFYGETLAGIEQGLEGTAYHPLVVSGHWRAQQEQQALDLLMRRRVDALIVLGGVIDDAALQRVAARVPLVAVGRAVAGLPERCVLIDNHAGIRQVVHHLAELGHRDIGYIGGDESQHDAVERREGFEATLQEVGLPVQPHLMRRGDYTEASGERAAEELLRSGHPLTALVCANDQMAFGARLTLYRRGLRVPDDISLTGFDDLFSSRYTTPPLTTVHQAVNELGQLAAETVLRLLAGEQLSMPPYVPELVVRESTGPAPIPSPRKKRTEKR, from the coding sequence ATGTCTGCAACCGTCACATTGATGCACGTGGCGCGGGAAGCGGGTGTCTCACCCAGTACCGTGTCGCGCATTCTGAACGGCACCGCCAACGTCACGCCGGACAAGCGTGAGCGGGTAGAGGCGGTCATCCACCGCCTGAACTTCACCCCTAACGTGCAGGCGCAGGCACTGGCGAACGGGCGCAGTTTCTCGGTGGGCGTGCTGACTCAGAAACTGAGCAGCGCGTTCTACGGAGAAACGCTGGCGGGCATCGAGCAGGGTCTGGAAGGCACCGCGTACCATCCGCTGGTGGTCAGTGGACACTGGCGGGCTCAGCAGGAACAGCAGGCGCTGGATCTGCTGATGCGCCGCCGGGTGGACGCCCTGATCGTGCTGGGCGGCGTGATTGACGATGCGGCGCTGCAACGGGTGGCGGCGCGGGTGCCACTAGTGGCGGTGGGCCGCGCAGTCGCTGGTCTGCCCGAGCGCTGCGTCTTGATCGACAACCACGCTGGCATTCGGCAGGTGGTCCATCACCTGGCCGAACTGGGCCACCGCGACATCGGGTACATCGGTGGAGACGAATCCCAGCACGACGCGGTGGAGCGGCGCGAGGGCTTCGAGGCCACCCTGCAGGAGGTGGGCCTCCCGGTCCAGCCCCACCTGATGAGGCGCGGGGACTACACCGAGGCCAGCGGTGAACGGGCGGCCGAGGAGCTGCTGCGCTCGGGCCACCCCTTGACGGCGCTGGTCTGTGCCAACGACCAGATGGCTTTCGGCGCCCGCCTGACGCTCTACCGCCGGGGCCTGCGCGTGCCGGATGACATCTCTCTCACCGGTTTCGACGATCTGTTTTCCTCGCGCTATACCACGCCGCCACTGACCACCGTCCACCAGGCGGTCAATGAACTGGGCCAGCTGGCTGCCGAGACCGTGCTGCGGCTGCTGGCCGGGGAACAGCTCAGCATGCCTCCTTACGTCCCCGAGTTGGTTGTTCGTGAATCCACCGGGCCA